From the Deinococcus fonticola genome, one window contains:
- a CDS encoding RidA family protein: MRDEFVDTANPPASSLVQVAGLVRPEWLIEVEAIAVAPWG, translated from the coding sequence GTGCGCGACGAGTTCGTGGACACGGCGAATCCGCCCGCCAGCAGTCTGGTGCAGGTGGCGGGGCTGGTGCGTCCAGAATGGCTGATCGAGGTGGAAGCCATTGCGGTGGCCCCCTGGGGGTAG